The nucleotide window AATGACATGATGTGTCCATCTCCTACAGATTTAGCTAAATCATCTTGAGCTTGCCTCAGTCTAAAAGCACTGGAAAATGCCAGACAGGAGTGTGTGGGGAGTGGGACGGGGGAGGTCACAGAGGGGAGGCTCAGAACTAATTTGTGAGCCATTCTTGGTAAATGCTCATGGAAGTACCCCTGCTCCAGTCTAGTTTGCTTTCCCCCACAGCTGGGcaccccctctgccccagccccccggAACCAGGTCAGCGATGGCCGTGGGCAGGTATCCCCCaggactctcttcctctgctgatGACTTGGACCAACACCTTGCCGTGTTACATGACTGCATGGACAGAGGCTGAGCTAAGCGTTCCCTCAGAAGCTGCCTGCAGTCACGATGACATCATGTCTTCCTTAGGGCTTCTGAACTTCCATCCTCTGCCAGTTCACTTAATGGCTAATTATCTATCAGTGTATGTCTCTGTCTGCCTTGTTGCCTCTATCTCTGCGTGTGAATTTCTCCTAGTCTCTGTCTTCCTTTGCCATTCTCTGTGCCAGtcttgtgtgtgaatgtgtgtgttaTCTTAGATGCAGATGGGACTGTCTGGATAgttgagaaaagattttttaaaatattttttctttatttatttatgatagtaacacagagagagagagagagagagagaggcagagacacaggcagagggagaagcaggctccatgcaccgggagcccgacgtgggattcgatcctgggtgtccaggatcgcgccctgggccaaaggcaggcgccaaaccactgcgccacccaggaatccccagagAAAAGATTTGTTTTAGGCTTTTCCCATCATCCACTTGGGCATCCTCCAAAGGTTACAGATGTATTTGTCTCCCTTTTTCCacttctgccctcccccaccagcctccaACAAAAGGACATTCATGCCTCATCTCTAGAAAGATGCCAGATATGTTCCACAGGGAAAAGAAATACCCATGTCAGCTTAGAGTACGTGAAGGGATGGGGCACTTGCTGAAACTTTCTCAGGCAGTGGTAGCCCCAGGAAAATGGTTTAAAAGACTAGATTTATCTTTGGTAGCTCCCCACGCTGTGCCCCTCGACCCTTCTCCAACACCTCTGTCACTTTGGGCCTGCCCCCCAACACCTGTGGCATGTTGCTGGCATtactctctcctcccccctccccagtaaCTGCCTTTGCCTTGGCTTGAGCCCGTCACCAAGAAGGCAAACTCTCTGTGCTTTCCAGGAGGAGAACCAGTGGCTCCAAGGACCAGGCTACCAGGATGGCCGATGGGCCTTCTGAAACAATGGCCAACAACTAGCACTTGCAGAACACTTCTATTTTGCAACAACTCTTTCCCGTGTGTTATTCAATTTGCCTAATCATTTACTCCCACTACCAAATAGAGGAGCTGGAACCGGGGTCTCAATTCCAAGGCTGCCGCTTGCTGCATTGTCTGCAGCACTGCTCAATTAGTTGTCAGGCCAGACTTGGTGATTTCTGGCCAGGGAGGGAGAGTTCGCATTAGGCACTATGTCATGTACTTCTAAGCAACACTAACCCTTCCAGCATCCCCATGAGACTGCTGAGGTTACCCTCCGTCTCCAGGGGAGGACACTGAAGATAGAGTAACTAGCCTATGGACACCTGACGAGGAGCACAGGATTGTGCTGAGGTTTGTACCCTAATTGGCCTGACTCCACTACGCCCCCACTAGTCCTTGCAGAGAAAAGAGGATCTGGGGAGCATGTATGTGGCTAAGGGGAGGTTGGTACTCCGTGCTACTGTGTGGATGCAGTTCCCacaggaaaggaagaacagaTGAGAGGAGTACCAGCTGGAAAGCAGAAGGAGATGCTTTCACTGGCTGGCAGGGATCAGGGGTTTGTGAGGATGCTAAGAACAAGGACACCAAACCCCCAAACAGAAAATGAGGTCATTTATGTGCAGTGAACCAACTGCTGCACTCTCCCTTTGTGATGACACTGAGGCTGTGCCATCTATTCTGATTTTCTGCTGTGAGCAGCCCACATTCCTGGCTCACTGCTTGCCACAGACAGGGGTGCAAAGAACTTTAGGGCGGGGTTTGCAAGGAGCTTGAATGGGAGCAGTGCTACAGTTTAAGTTCTGAGCctccaaggatgcctgggtgaacagatgaacgtctgccttcggctcagggtgtgatcccggggtcctgagattgagtcccacattgggctccttgtggggagcctgcttctccctctgcctgtgtctctacctctctctctctgtctctcatgaataaataaatattttttaaaaaaagttctgagCCTCCAAACAAAAGCTTCAGGGTTCCCCATGGCATTGGGAAGGCAAAGGAGGTCTACGGCAGTAAGGGTCTTCCCCTCAGCTCTGGCAGTTTGGATGGTGTATACAATTCCGAAGCCAAAGAAAAGCCAAACAGCCAACCTACTCAGCCCCAAACATCTCACACATCCCACCCGTGTTCCTGCTAGTGACAGGTATTTTTAGAGTTCTGAGCTCATGGTGTTAAAGCATCTGCCACATGCCTGAGGACTGGTAGGGATTCAGCCTTACTCAGAGGCAGGAGTTAGGACTActggagagtgggggtggggattaGAAACCAGGTGGTAATGATATTCTTGTGCTATAACCGCTCTCTTCCCACTGACCTCCATTCCTTTCCTGGCCTGAtctccctttcttcctgcttAGAGCACTGGAGAGGtggatgaaatattttatgtttctgcTTTCTGAAGCAAATCAGTATTCAAGGacttatatttttctgtgttaccaaagtaaaatgttttctctgaaaTCGCCTTGGCAGAAATGTAGGATGCCAGACTGCTTGTAGTTCTGGTGGCTCAGGGCAATACTgctttttgatgatgatgatggcaacCATGGTGACAAGTGATCTGATGCAGAACAAAAACTGTTTGCAAGTTTGGCTGGAGAAATGCCAAGAGCAGTGATGAAACAACTAGAGAACAAATAATATATTCTAAATGGTGGTGTGGTCTGGAGCACTTGGgtagctcggttggttaagcgtctgcctttggctcaggtcgatctcagggtcctgggttagagccccgcctcaggctctgtgctcagcaagaagtcggcttctccctctccctctgccccatccctccacctcagctcgttctctcaaataaataaataaaatcttaaaaaaaacaaatggtgtgGTACGGACTCAAAGTGCACTagaaagttttaagaaaagagaatttaagagaaattggagaaaaaatggaattttgggAAGAAGGCGGACATGAGCTGAGCTGTGAAGGATGGGTGAGATGCGGATAGGGTAACAAGGGGGCCGCTATTGAATTCTTCAGGGGAAGGAGGGACTAGCAGAGGAATGAATCGGTGTAGCCAAGCAGCCCCAAACCAGGCTGGGTGGGGTCAAATTATGACAGAAATTTTTCCCTTTGGTGCCACATGCAGAAGAGGTTGGTCATGGTTTTCCGAAGAGGAGGATGCCACGCTGATCTAAGCAGAGATTTAGGAATTCTAGTTTGAAAGAAGTATGCAGGAAGCACTGGAGTGGAGACATCTAGAATCCAAAAGACTCTGCTGTAGCCCTGGAGTGAGGAGAGGAGGGTCTGGCCTAGGGACATGGAAATCAAAATAGAAGATGGGGTGATTCTGACAATTGTGCCAATGGCATGTGGCAGTTATGTCAATAGAGGAGATGAGGAGAGCCTGGACAATGAAAATTGATGTTCAGAGTGATGATGACTCTGGAGCCCTGTAAAATCTTCACTCAGTAAACAGATTTAATTATACTTACCAGATACTGACTGCTAACTCCAAATAAAGGCTATACTTGGTTTTAAGAGCCGTAGTAGTCAATTAGTGACCATAATCCGATTTTCTTTGATAACTGAGAATTTTATAGGGCCTTGGGACCATCTTTTGAGTATGAATTTCTCTTGTCCAAGACTTTGGAAGTGTAAAGGGAAACAGATGGGGATGAATGTGTGCGAACTCCACGGTATCCCTTGGGAGTTGTGTCTTTGTATATGTTACTGATATCAGCATTTTTCCTTCATAATTTGGCCTTTATCCCAAAAGCTGAGATGCAGAAGGAAAATCCAGCGAGCTAAATCCCTTTTACATACCAAAGAAGtgaacttaaaataaattaagctAAAAGGGGAGATTTtaacactttttctttaaaacatcatGCAAAAAACTTAAGACAAAGTATAGTAGAAACtttgaagaatatataaaaaaaagaagaaaataaataccaccTATAGTCCTGCGGCCCATAAATAACCATTAATGTCCTGGTATGAACACTTCCTGTCTTTCCTAGGCATAagtctgtttaatatttttcttaaaaattgggACCATCGCATATGAAAAATGTGGTATCCTGCTTTTTtcactttctgatattttacGAGAATTTCCTCCACcatttattctttgaaaacattatttttttaaagattttatctgacacagagagagagtgcacaaacaggaggaggggcagagggagagggagaactctgagatcatgacctgacctgaaggcagatgcttagccaactgagctacccaggtgcccccaaattttatttttagtgtctgCATAATAGTCCATTATATAGATATGTACATACACTTTAGCTCTTCTTCTCTTACTGAGCTTTTaggttgtttcctgttttttttttaagtataaataacaatgaaattaaGACCTTTGTACAGAATTTCGACCACACCTCTGCTATTTTGTATAGATTTTTGGAAGTGAGATTATCGGCTTGAAGAGTTATGAACGCTTTCAAAGTTCTTTATAATACTGCCCAATTGCTCTCCAGAAAAGTTGACCAATTTCCATCCCACTTTTTCAACTAAAagccttaagattttttttttggccttaagattttttttgactCAAGATTTTcaactaaaaattttaagaaaaaaataaaaattataggaaaaatttTACAAACCCTGAGAGAAATTTCTGTCTATACTTTGGTAAGTCCACTCTGCCAGTCTGTGTCAGGGCTTCTCACATTTTTATAAGATCACAGAACCACGTTTTCTTCGACACattcatgtttccttttctgaCTCCAGATACTGGTTTTGTATCTTTCAGGTTCAGGTGTGGGACACAGCAGGTCAGGAACGCTTCCGCAAAAGCATGGTTGAGCATTACTACCGCAATGTGCATGCAGTGGTCTTCGTCTATGACGTCACCAAGATGACATCCTTCACCAACCTCAAAATGTGGATTCAAGAATGCAATGGGCATGCCGTGCCCCCACTAGTCCCCAAAGTGCTTGTGGGCAACAAGTGTGACTTGAGGGAACAGATCCAGGTGCCCTCCAACTTAGCCCTGAAATTTGCTGATGCCCACAATATGCTCTTGTTTGAGACTTCGGCCAAGGACCCCAAAGAGAGCCAGAACGTGGAGTCGATTTTCATGTGCCTGGCTTGCCGATTAAAGGCTCAGAAATCCCTGCTCTATCGTGATGCTGAGAGGCAGCAGGGGAAGGTGCAAAAACTGGAGTTCCCACAGGAAGCTAACAGTAAAACTTCCTGTCCCTGTTGAAACCAAATGGTGTAAATACAAGATCCATTATTActggagtttttttctttcccttttttttccgtGCCTGCATAACGCTGACACCTGCTTGTTTCCATACAAAttgatatcaaaataaaatttgtatagatTATAACATGCCTTTATGTCTTGCTTTCCTCCAAGAAGACATTTCTGATTGTGCTGAGTAGAAGAGCAGCCAGCCCTACTAGAATGATACACTTTGCCAAGGCACACCCCCTACCAGCCTTCTATGCCACCTGAATCATTCAAGTCACTTCTTCAGGACTTAGGCCTTGTGTTGCTCGGTGTCATCAGTGGGAAGAAACACTCAGAGGGGTGGGATACAGGCCAGATATGTTTTTCTAGGGTGCCAATGGAGGTAGATAGAGAAACCTATAAAGGAGATGTTGACTCATAAATATTTCCTAGGTTCTCTGGAGGTTGAGAGTAGGTGGCTCTCTCCTTATttcccagaatttaaaaataaaaagtataggTTGCCCAAGGGGCCCAGTTGCTTGCAAAGTAGCGAAATCCTGCTTCCCATGTTTCATCATGCAGTCTCTGACACCCGGAGTGGTCTTTTCTTCCTACTCTTTCTTGAAGAGGGCAGGGCTCAAGTCAACAATCTATTATGCCCCCAGATCCCAGGTGCTAGGGAGGAAACATAGCAAGAGGAGGATTTGCTCCCTATGTTCAAAGAAGTGGAAACAATGTACGCACTGAAACTACTTGCAAGCAAAAATTAGACAACAACATCATCACGTTGGAGGCTGTGCTGTGGGAATTGAGAGTGTTATGTACTGGACATCAGGGAGGAGCCGCTGAAAAATAACTGACTTTATTTTGTGTGTtgaataaaatgttacatttggATTGGTAAAGTGAGGGGAATGGGCCAAGTAGGGAGGCTGGAATG belongs to Canis lupus familiaris isolate Mischka breed German Shepherd chromosome X, alternate assembly UU_Cfam_GSD_1.0, whole genome shotgun sequence and includes:
- the RAB33A gene encoding ras-related protein Rab-33A, with the protein product MAQPILGHGSLQPASAAGLASLELDSSLDQYVQIRIFKIIVIGDSNVGKTCLTFRFCGGTFPDKTEATIGVDFREKTVEIEGEKIKVQVWDTAGQERFRKSMVEHYYRNVHAVVFVYDVTKMTSFTNLKMWIQECNGHAVPPLVPKVLVGNKCDLREQIQVPSNLALKFADAHNMLLFETSAKDPKESQNVESIFMCLACRLKAQKSLLYRDAERQQGKVQKLEFPQEANSKTSCPC